TAGAACTAGTAAAAGATGTCAACCAAATAGAAAACAAGAAACCCTGTGGCCACTGCCTAAGAAAAAGAGACCTGAAAAAAATATACAAAAAAGAATACAAACGAAGAAAAAAAGTACTTGAAGAAAGAAGAAAAAGAGACCATAAACGTGTAGACCAGAAATATGATGCTAAACAAGAAAAATTAAGAGAAGATTATGAGGAAAGTATCATAGGACTGGATGATGAATAACAATTAAAAGGTTTTATTGCTTAATCTTTTATTATTTAACGTTTTTTTTTTGGGAGGTAATTAATATCATTCATAGTCTATCTTTAGGATTTTCTGATAATCCTTTTTAAGTTCTTCCTTTTGTTTATCATTTAAGTTACCACTATTAACCTCATCTAATCCATATTCCAACATATTATACAGTATCCTGTTTAAGTTATACCCTTTCTGAGTCAAAGAATATTCTTTGTCCTCTTTCTTGATAAGATTATTGTTTTCCATAAACTTCAAGGTATCCGTCAGTACTCTTGTACTTAACGTTTTTTCTTCAAGAAATTCACTAAACTGAGTTTTACCTAGGAACATATCCCGTATAATGAAAATCACCCACTTTTTAGAGATTAACTTTAATGTATCATCAATGGGACAGTTATCATCATAATCTCTGATTGTTTTCATAAAAAATCATTCACTCCCTATTTTGTGAGTTTTAACTCACAAAACTCTTTTATATAATATTATAAATATTCTCATATAACACTGTTATTGTAATTAAATAATAAATTGGAGAACAGAACATGACAAAAGATAAACACGTAATAGAAGCCCTAGGCAAAGCTGAAGTAACAATAGAAGACGGAAAAATAACAAGTATAGGAGAACCAGTAGTAGATTACTGTTCAATATTTGAAAAATATCAAGACAACGGAAACCTGACAAAAGAATTCATCAAAAACAACATAAATAAAAGAATCTGGGAATTCGGAATGTGCACACCAAAACGTTCAATAAAAGTAGAAGATGTTATGAGCTTCGGAATAAGTGAAACACTACGAACAAACATGAAAGAAGGAAAAATAGGCTGCGTCGTAGGAGCATGCGATGGAGTAGGAACACTACTAATGACAGACCCCGACAATGTACAAGGAGTAGGAGGAAGAGTATCAGCACTAATAAGCACCACACCAATACCAGAAGTCATAGAAAAAGTAGGAAAACACAACGTATTAAACCCCGAAACCGCAGAACTAAACCCAATAAAAGGATTAAAAATGGCAATAAACAGGGGATATAAAAACATAGCAATAACAATCATACCCTCCACGATAATAAAAGAAATCAGAGAATACCCTGTAGATGAAGACGTGAACATTTACATCCTAGTAGCACACACCACCAACGTAACAAAAGAAGAAGCCGAAATGCTATTCGACTACGCAGATGTCATAAGTGGCTGTGCATCAAGAAATATTAGAATAGTAGCAGAGGAACGTAAACCATACTACTCCGGAAAAAAAGTACCATTATATGCACCAACAAGTGCTGGAAGAAAGATGCTTGATCTTCGACTAAAACACATAGGCAAAGAATTAACTACGAGAAATTATCCACAGGACTTCAGTAAAAGTCCCAAACCACTAATATAAATAATCATATTCATACATCATTTTTTTTTAATTCTATCCAGAACTCTTACAACCAGACCCAAATATATTTTCTATACCAAAATAAGTATAAAAATTAAGATATATATTAATAATATTCTATAAAAAAAATGATATTTATACAAATAATATCGTAAAAAATAAAAAAAATAAAATAAATGGTTATTTTACTATGAAACTAGTTTTAGTACTAGTTTTTTTATAATTGGTGCTTCCAGGGAAGGTTATTGTCACATTATTTCTTCCCTTGACTGTTGTTTTATAGTTATAAGTGTAAACACCCTGTTTGTTGGTCTTTATCTTAACTGTTTTCTTGTTAATCTTTATTTTTACTAGACTATTCATGACTGGTGATTTAAGGTTATCAGTTAATTTACCCGTTATCTTAACAGTTTTGCCCTTGGTGGTTGTGCTTATCTTGTTGACTGTTATTTTGGTTGCTCTTGCAAAGGTTTTGAATGTTGTCTTCTTGGTTATTGTCTTGTAGTACTTGTTTTCAGGATAGGTTACTGTCACTGTATTTGTTCCTACCTTGTTAGCAACTACCTTTAGAGCATATGTTCCCTTATTATTGGTTTTTACAGTATAAGTTTTAGTGTTTACTTTTATTTTTATCTTAGTGTTTTTGAGTATTGTTCCTGTCTTATCGGTTAGTTTTCCTGTGATTGTCATGTTTTCTTTGTAGGTTTTCTGTTTGATTGTGTTGATGGATATTTTTGTTGCAATTTTTGGTATTTGGAACGTGTTTGATCTTATTTGTGTGTTCGTACCTTGTAGTATGTGTATTGTGGAGGAGTCGTTTGATTTTTTCATGTTTGTATTATTTGTCATGTGGGTGTTTTTTCCTTTGTTTATTATTACTGGTCCTATTGTTTTTGCTTTGTTTTGTTTAAAAATGTTGTTTGTTATGTATGTTATTGTATTGTTTATATTGTTTGTGTATTTTCCTTCTTTCCGTATTCTTGTTGTTTCATTGAGGAATATTGCGGATCCTTTTCTGGCTTGGTTTTTGTTAAATGTATTTTTGTCAATATGTATTGTCATAAGATTTTTAGTATTTTCATATTCTAAATCGTTGTCTATGTTTATTGCTCCTCCATTGTTTGTTGCTTTGTTGTTGTTTAGTGTGGATTGTGTAATGTTTAGTTTTCCATCCCGGTTGTCTATTGCTCCTCCGTCGTGTGCGGTGTTATTGTTTATGGTAGTCTTTGTTATGGATATTTTTCCATTCCAGTTACCTATTGCTCCTCCGCCTCCATCATAATATTCTGTTCCTTCTGCTTTGTTGTTGTTTAGTGTGGATTGTGTTATGGTTAATCTTCCAGAATTACATATTGCTCCTCCGCTTCCATCATAATATTCTGTTCCTTCTGCTTTGTTGTTGTTTATTGTAGTGTTACTTATAGTTATTATTCCTAGTTCTGCAGTGTTAACTAGTCGGATAAGTCGGGAGGATTACTCTTCCCTTCTCTCCTAAGAACCGTACGTGTCCCTTTCAAGACATACGGCTCAAGCGTATTCTTTATCTCGAAATCAATTATAAATCCATGTTATTTTATTTAATTGCCTTTGTTGTAAAGACATTCAAATGGTGTTTTCTTAAAAGCTTTCCTTATGTAATCCTTATATTCAGGGTCATAAGGATTGCAATTGTATTTGATTATGTGTGCATAGTGTATATGTACCCATTTCATCTTAACAAGTTGTATGTTAGGATTTTCTGGACTAGTAAGTATATAATTATCATCATGTTTATGATAATAATCTTCTTTGAAGTACCTATCTTTAATCCAATCCCATGACTTGTTAGGATGTTGTCTACGAAGATATCGATATGTTAATTTCCAAACGTAGTCATCAATGTCGTTGAACGCTTTGTGGGCTACTGTTTGTTTCCAGTAATTGGCAGTGCCGATTATTAGACTGTTCAGTTTTCCAATTAGCTCGTCAATGTTTCCACTACTACGATATTTTAGAAACAATTCTCGTATCTTACTTTTGAGTCTTTTAATCCTGTCCTTAGCAGGTTTACTAAGCACTTTAATACCATTTTGTGTTGGGTATTCTCTGATGTTAAATCCGAGAAAATCAAAACCCTTATTTAATGGTGTTATATGTGTTTTATCCTCTGCTAATTTAAGACCACGTTCTTTGAGGTATGGTTCAATCAAAGAGTATACTTCTTCTGCATCTTCTTTTGTTCTACATAGTACTACAAAATCGTCTGCATAGCGTATCATAGCATATCTTGACTGATTACGATAAGTGAATGTGTTTCTAGCTTTTTCTTTCTTGTAGGTTACTCCTAATGCTTCATCTAGTCCTGTTAGGGCTATGTTTGCCAGTGTTGGCGAGATTATTCCACCTTGTGGCGTACCCGTATCGGTTAAATCAAACATGTCATTATGTACGTAACCTGCTTTAAGCCATTTATCTATGATATTCTTAGCAGGGAAATTTCCCAACTGCTTTAATATCCAGTCATGGTCAAGAGTATCAAAACATGACTTGAAATCACCTTCAAATACCCAAGACCGATTACCTCTTTTTGTGAATTGGTGTATGCGTGCGATTGCATGTCCTGCATTGCGCATTGGTCTAAAACCATAACTTGTTGGTTCAAAACCCACCTCTACACGTGGTTCAAGGGCAAGATTAACGACAGTCTGATACACACGATCAATGATTGTCGGTATACCCAACGGTCGCATTTTACCATTTGATTTACGAATGTAAACCCTACGCACTGGTAAAGGTTCATATTCCTTTAATTTCATAGATTTAAGCTTATAGTATAAAGCCATTCTCTCAGGATGAGACCTAAGCACCATCCCATCGATTCCAGGTGTTCTACGGCCACTATTTAAAATTGTAGCCCTTCGAATACCATACAGAATTGTGGAATCCTTATTTAACAATAATCTTTGTAATTGTTTGGCTTTACTGTATTCTTTTCTGATTTCGGCACAAGCTATATCACATTGTAACTTATAAATGCTCCGTTCAATTTTCTGCCATGGAATAGAATTCCATTCGCTAGTATAATCGGACTCATTCTGTTTAGCATCCTCCAAAATAGAATTTTGGCTCAAAT
This genomic stretch from Methanosphaera sp. ISO3-F5 harbors:
- a CDS encoding helix-turn-helix domain-containing protein — encoded protein: MKTIRDYDDNCPIDDTLKLISKKWVIFIIRDMFLGKTQFSEFLEEKTLSTRVLTDTLKFMENNNLIKKEDKEYSLTQKGYNLNRILYNMLEYGLDEVNSGNLNDKQKEELKKDYQKILKIDYE
- a CDS encoding methanogenesis marker 8 protein; its protein translation is MTKDKHVIEALGKAEVTIEDGKITSIGEPVVDYCSIFEKYQDNGNLTKEFIKNNINKRIWEFGMCTPKRSIKVEDVMSFGISETLRTNMKEGKIGCVVGACDGVGTLLMTDPDNVQGVGGRVSALISTTPIPEVIEKVGKHNVLNPETAELNPIKGLKMAINRGYKNIAITIIPSTIIKEIREYPVDEDVNIYILVAHTTNVTKEEAEMLFDYADVISGCASRNIRIVAEERKPYYSGKKVPLYAPTSAGRKMLDLRLKHIGKELTTRNYPQDFSKSPKPLI
- a CDS encoding carboxypeptidase-like regulatory domain-containing protein → MTIHIDKNTFNKNQARKGSAIFLNETTRIRKEGKYTNNINNTITYITNNIFKQNKAKTIGPVIINKGKNTHMTNNTNMKKSNDSSTIHILQGTNTQIRSNTFQIPKIATKISINTIKQKTYKENMTITGKLTDKTGTILKNTKIKIKVNTKTYTVKTNNKGTYALKVVANKVGTNTVTVTYPENKYYKTITKKTTFKTFARATKITVNKISTTTKGKTVKITGKLTDNLKSPVMNSLVKIKINKKTVKIKTNKQGVYTYNYKTTVKGRNNVTITFPGSTNYKKTSTKTSFIVK
- the ltrA gene encoding group II intron reverse transcriptase/maturase; its protein translation is MSKDVYADLSQNSILEDAKQNESDYTSEWNSIPWQKIERSIYKLQCDIACAEIRKEYSKAKQLQRLLLNKDSTILYGIRRATILNSGRRTPGIDGMVLRSHPERMALYYKLKSMKLKEYEPLPVRRVYIRKSNGKMRPLGIPTIIDRVYQTVVNLALEPRVEVGFEPTSYGFRPMRNAGHAIARIHQFTKRGNRSWVFEGDFKSCFDTLDHDWILKQLGNFPAKNIIDKWLKAGYVHNDMFDLTDTGTPQGGIISPTLANIALTGLDEALGVTYKKEKARNTFTYRNQSRYAMIRYADDFVVLCRTKEDAEEVYSLIEPYLKERGLKLAEDKTHITPLNKGFDFLGFNIREYPTQNGIKVLSKPAKDRIKRLKSKIRELFLKYRSSGNIDELIGKLNSLIIGTANYWKQTVAHKAFNDIDDYVWKLTYRYLRRQHPNKSWDWIKDRYFKEDYYHKHDDNYILTSPENPNIQLVKMKWVHIHYAHIIKYNCNPYDPEYKDYIRKAFKKTPFECLYNKGN